The Paracoccus liaowanqingii genome window below encodes:
- a CDS encoding SDR family oxidoreductase — MSHPLFDLTGRRALITGSSQGIGLALAHGLAEAGAQVVLNGRDAAKLARAADRIPGAQVLAFDVTDHAGVRAAVDGFEAEHGAFDILVNNAGMQFRAPLEEFPADAFQQLLQTNVASVFNVGQAVARHMIGRGAGRIINIASVQTALARPSIAPYTATKGAVGNLTKGMATDWARHGLTCNAIAPGYFDTPLNAALVADPEFTTWLEKRTPAGRWGRVEELVGACVFLASDASSFVNGHVLYVDGGITASL, encoded by the coding sequence ATGAGCCACCCACTTTTCGACCTGACCGGACGCCGGGCGCTGATCACCGGATCGTCGCAGGGCATCGGCCTGGCCCTGGCGCACGGTCTGGCCGAGGCGGGTGCGCAGGTGGTGCTGAACGGGCGCGATGCCGCGAAGCTGGCGCGGGCCGCGGACCGGATCCCGGGCGCGCAGGTGCTGGCCTTCGACGTGACCGACCATGCGGGCGTGCGCGCGGCCGTGGACGGCTTCGAGGCGGAGCACGGCGCCTTCGACATCCTGGTGAACAACGCCGGCATGCAGTTCCGCGCGCCGCTGGAGGAGTTTCCGGCGGACGCCTTCCAGCAGCTGCTGCAGACCAACGTGGCCTCGGTCTTCAATGTCGGTCAGGCGGTGGCGCGGCACATGATCGGGCGCGGCGCGGGGCGGATCATCAACATCGCCAGCGTGCAGACGGCCCTCGCGCGGCCCTCGATCGCGCCCTACACGGCGACGAAGGGCGCGGTGGGCAACCTGACCAAGGGCATGGCCACCGATTGGGCGCGCCACGGATTGACCTGCAACGCCATCGCGCCGGGCTATTTCGACACGCCGCTGAACGCCGCGCTGGTGGCCGATCCCGAATTCACCACCTGGCTGGAGAAGCGCACCCCCGCCGGACGGTGGGGCCGGGTCGAGGAGCTGGTCGGCGCCTGCGTGTTCCTGGCCTCGGACGCGTCCAGCTTCGTGAACGGGCACGTGCTCTATGTCGACGGCGGCATCACGGCGTCGCTGTGA
- a CDS encoding CNNM domain-containing protein, with amino-acid sequence MNDPLIVTLVTVALIALSALFVIIEFALLGARRHRLEELAPTKRSARAALRGMNDLTLMLAGAQLGITVCTFALGAVTKPAVDAWLGPVLIASGMPVWLAGGASFGLSMFFVTFLHLVVGEMAPKSWAIAHPERSAMAIGLLSRAYIWPLRPLLSWVNRLANRLVRASGVEPVEKAAVGGRDAATIRQLVEHSAHAGTLEPGMQRQLSSLIDLGTLPVASLIGTAQMGAAPMQVAATATVADIRAAGRLTGHMRILMAGPDGAPPAIVHVRDTLLLPPEAPVAQIARQALELAPAMPVYEALHRMRGASVQLAVIMENGRLLGVLSLSDIVKQVLPVRAGASR; translated from the coding sequence ATGAACGACCCCCTGATCGTCACCCTTGTGACCGTCGCGCTGATCGCGCTCAGCGCGCTGTTCGTGATCATCGAGTTCGCGCTTCTGGGCGCCCGCCGCCACCGGCTGGAGGAGCTGGCGCCGACGAAACGGTCCGCCCGCGCCGCCCTGCGGGGCATGAACGACCTGACCCTGATGCTGGCCGGCGCGCAGCTGGGCATCACCGTCTGCACCTTCGCGCTTGGCGCGGTGACCAAGCCCGCGGTCGATGCCTGGCTGGGGCCGGTGCTGATCGCCTCGGGGATGCCGGTCTGGCTGGCGGGCGGCGCGTCCTTCGGCCTGTCGATGTTCTTCGTCACCTTCCTGCATCTGGTGGTGGGCGAGATGGCCCCCAAGTCCTGGGCCATCGCGCATCCGGAACGTTCCGCCATGGCCATCGGCCTGCTGTCGCGCGCCTATATCTGGCCGCTGCGCCCGCTTCTGTCCTGGGTCAACCGGCTGGCCAACCGCCTCGTGCGGGCCAGCGGCGTCGAGCCGGTGGAGAAGGCCGCCGTGGGCGGGCGCGACGCGGCCACCATCCGCCAGCTGGTCGAGCACTCGGCCCATGCGGGCACGCTGGAGCCGGGGATGCAGCGCCAGCTCTCCAGCCTAATCGACCTGGGCACCCTGCCGGTGGCCTCGCTGATCGGGACCGCACAGATGGGGGCCGCCCCGATGCAGGTGGCCGCCACGGCGACCGTCGCCGACATCCGCGCCGCGGGCCGGCTCACGGGCCACATGCGCATCCTGATGGCGGGGCCTGACGGCGCGCCGCCCGCGATCGTCCATGTCCGCGACACGCTGCTGCTGCCCCCCGAGGCCCCGGTGGCGCAGATCGCCCGGCAGGCCCTGGAACTGGCCCCCGCCATGCCGGTCTACGAGGCGCTGCACCGCATGCGGGGCGCCAGCGTGCAGCTGGCGGTCATCATGGAGAACGGCAGGCTGCTGGGCGTGCTGTCGCTGTCCGACATCGTCAAGCAGGTCCTGCCCGTCCGGGCAGGCGCCAGCCGGTAA
- a CDS encoding DUF2076 domain-containing protein yields the protein MDHNDRQTIEGLFGKLGQAAQAQPHRDPEAEALIADLMARNPGAAYYLSQTVIMQEQALNAAEAQMQQAQRAPEPQGGLFGRLFGGSQPQPQPRPVAPRPVQPQAHGQQQPAQGGGGPWNSGRPSGGGGFMAGAAQTAMGVAGGVLLGNAIGGMFAGPAEAGEMEQEPAMEDEAGYDDGGFDDGGFEE from the coding sequence ATGGATCACAACGATCGCCAGACCATCGAGGGCCTGTTCGGCAAGCTGGGCCAGGCGGCCCAGGCCCAGCCCCATCGCGACCCCGAGGCCGAGGCGCTGATCGCCGATCTGATGGCCCGCAACCCGGGCGCGGCCTACTACCTGTCGCAGACCGTGATCATGCAGGAGCAGGCGCTGAACGCCGCCGAGGCGCAGATGCAGCAGGCGCAGCGCGCCCCCGAGCCGCAGGGCGGCCTGTTCGGGCGCCTCTTCGGCGGCAGCCAGCCGCAGCCGCAGCCCCGCCCGGTGGCCCCGCGCCCGGTGCAGCCGCAGGCCCATGGCCAGCAGCAGCCCGCGCAGGGCGGCGGCGGTCCCTGGAACAGCGGTCGCCCCTCGGGCGGCGGCGGCTTCATGGCGGGGGCCGCGCAGACCGCGATGGGCGTCGCGGGCGGCGTGCTGCTGGGCAATGCCATCGGCGGCATGTTCGCGGGCCCGGCCGAGGCGGGCGAGATGGAACAGGAGCCTGCGATGGAGGACGAGGCCGGCTATGACGACGGCGGCTTTGACGATGGCGGCTTCGAGGAATAA
- a CDS encoding hemolysin family protein — MIEALLLFLVGTLVILAIIAANGYFVAQEFAYMSVDRTRLAAKAAQGDLAAKRALAVTRRTSFMLSGAQLGITVTGLLVGFVAEPLVGQSLGTLLGGVGVPTQVGVAVGTMGALIAATIIQMIFGELYPKNLAIANPEPLARGLARSTLIYLTVFGWLIALFDKSANLLLRALRIEPVHDLDVTASADDLPRIIAESRDSGDLPVELSLMMDRILDFPQQDVEHAMVPRSQVDWVSPDTTLDELRGLMARAHTRYPVIDDEDTPVGVVHLADLLAHGTLDGTVAAVMRPPTVMPTLMLLPDALALLAASENRLACVIDEYGGFAGVLTLEDLAMEIVGEITDEHDEASGDGLMPDGEGVWIIDGDVHLDEVQRAIGQDLPRGDVETLAGLLIAEAGALPAQGDLVTVDLPIDPAELVVTDPVRWRLEVEVLRVERHVPTRLRARLIRTALTEDDR; from the coding sequence ATGATCGAGGCGCTTCTGCTGTTCCTGGTCGGAACGCTCGTCATCCTGGCGATCATCGCCGCCAACGGCTATTTCGTGGCCCAGGAATTCGCCTACATGTCGGTCGACCGCACCCGGCTGGCCGCCAAGGCCGCCCAGGGCGATCTGGCCGCCAAGCGCGCGCTGGCCGTCACCCGGCGCACCAGCTTCATGCTGTCGGGCGCGCAGCTGGGCATCACCGTCACCGGCCTGCTGGTGGGCTTCGTGGCCGAGCCGCTGGTCGGCCAGTCGCTTGGCACCCTGCTGGGCGGCGTGGGCGTGCCCACGCAGGTGGGCGTCGCCGTGGGCACCATGGGCGCCCTGATCGCCGCCACGATCATCCAGATGATCTTCGGCGAGCTTTATCCCAAGAACCTGGCCATCGCGAACCCCGAGCCGCTGGCGCGCGGGCTGGCGCGGTCCACGCTGATCTACCTGACGGTCTTCGGCTGGCTGATCGCGCTGTTCGACAAGTCCGCCAACCTGCTGCTCCGCGCCCTGCGGATCGAGCCGGTGCATGATCTGGACGTCACCGCCTCGGCCGACGACCTGCCCCGCATCATCGCCGAGTCGCGCGACAGCGGCGATCTGCCGGTCGAGCTGTCGCTGATGATGGACCGCATCCTGGACTTTCCCCAGCAGGACGTGGAACACGCGATGGTCCCCCGCTCACAGGTCGATTGGGTCAGCCCCGACACGACCCTGGACGAGCTGCGCGGCCTGATGGCCCGCGCCCATACCCGCTATCCGGTGATCGACGACGAGGACACGCCCGTGGGCGTCGTCCATCTGGCCGACCTGCTGGCGCATGGCACGCTGGACGGCACCGTCGCCGCCGTGATGCGCCCGCCCACCGTCATGCCCACGCTGATGCTGCTGCCCGATGCGCTGGCCCTGCTGGCCGCGTCGGAAAACCGCCTGGCCTGCGTGATCGACGAATATGGCGGCTTCGCCGGCGTCCTGACGCTGGAGGATCTGGCCATGGAGATCGTTGGCGAGATCACCGACGAGCACGACGAGGCCTCGGGCGACGGGCTGATGCCCGACGGCGAGGGCGTCTGGATCATCGACGGCGACGTGCATCTGGACGAGGTCCAGCGCGCGATCGGCCAGGACCTGCCGCGCGGCGATGTGGAGACCCTGGCGGGCCTTCTGATCGCCGAGGCGGGCGCCCTGCCCGCCCAGGGCGACCTGGTGACTGTCGACCTGCCCATCGACCCCGCCGAGCTGGTGGTGACCGACCCCGTCCGCTGGCGGCTGGAGGTCGAAGTGCTGCGCGTCGAGCGTCACGTGCCGACCCGCCTGCGCGCCCGCCTGATCCGAACCGCCCTGACCGAGGATGACCGATGA
- a CDS encoding TIGR00645 family protein produces the protein MERLIERGLFASRWMMAPMYLGLALALVILVWIFLMELVRFVMIVPAMTVNDAILGVLALIDLSLAANLLLIVIFSGYENFVSRMDLADHVDRPDWQGEVDFSALKLKLVASIVAISGIHLLKVFMDVGQYDPEQIRWMVIIHLVFVISGVLLATMDWIANHAKTLKYRRTPS, from the coding sequence ATGGAACGACTGATCGAACGCGGGCTGTTTGCCAGCCGCTGGATGATGGCGCCGATGTATCTGGGACTGGCGCTGGCGCTGGTGATCCTGGTCTGGATCTTCCTGATGGAGCTTGTGCGCTTCGTCATGATCGTCCCGGCGATGACCGTCAACGACGCCATCCTGGGCGTGCTGGCGCTGATCGACCTCAGCCTGGCGGCGAACCTTCTGCTGATCGTGATCTTCTCGGGCTACGAGAACTTCGTCAGCCGGATGGACCTGGCCGACCATGTCGACCGCCCCGACTGGCAGGGCGAGGTCGATTTCTCGGCCCTCAAGCTCAAGCTGGTGGCGTCGATCGTGGCGATCTCGGGCATCCATCTGCTCAAGGTCTTCATGGATGTGGGCCAGTACGATCCCGAACAAATCCGCTGGATGGTGATCATCCATCTGGTCTTCGTCATCTCGGGCGTGCTGCTGGCGACGATGGACTGGATCGCCAACCACGCCAAGACGCTGAAATATCGCAGGACTCCGTCCTGA
- a CDS encoding CAP domain-containing protein gives MLQTRLTGILAACPLMLLVAACAPAMAPTASGGVDIAASAPGMARCRPTTSDEQRSGAEATNTIRARSGLPSVAPNDTLSQAAARHACDMAERGRMTHVGSQSRGPAQRVKALGYRPQVTAENIAAGPFDLDNVLAAWNASSGHTANMLIPQLREFGIGQAVGSDGRTRYWAAVYAAPAGR, from the coding sequence ATGCTGCAGACCCGCCTGACCGGCATCCTCGCCGCCTGCCCGCTGATGCTGCTGGTCGCCGCCTGCGCCCCCGCGATGGCGCCGACCGCCTCGGGCGGCGTCGACATCGCGGCCTCGGCCCCCGGGATGGCGCGATGCCGTCCCACCACGTCGGACGAGCAGAGGTCCGGTGCAGAGGCCACGAACACGATCCGCGCCCGGTCCGGCCTGCCCTCGGTCGCGCCGAACGACACGCTTTCGCAGGCCGCCGCCCGCCATGCCTGCGACATGGCCGAGCGGGGCCGCATGACCCATGTCGGCTCGCAGAGCCGGGGGCCCGCGCAGCGCGTCAAGGCGCTCGGCTACCGCCCGCAGGTCACCGCCGAGAACATCGCCGCCGGCCCCTTCGATCTGGACAACGTGCTGGCCGCCTGGAACGCCTCCTCGGGCCACACCGCCAACATGCTGATCCCGCAACTGCGCGAATTCGGCATCGGGCAGGCCGTCGGATCGGACGGACGGACGCGCTACTGGGCCGCCGTCTATGCCGCGCCCGCGGGGCGGTGA
- a CDS encoding gluconokinase gives MTLRVVIMGVSGTGKTSVGQALSARLGIPYLDGDDLHPAANVARMAAGIPLTDADRWPWLDRVAAMLDSRAPVIIGCSALRRAYRDRLRAGAGGPLRFLHLTGPRAVIAARMAGRAGHYMPPALLDSQLATLEVPSADEAIPLDITQPLETLVEAAAAALRKGP, from the coding sequence GTGACCCTGCGCGTCGTGATCATGGGGGTCAGCGGAACCGGCAAGACCAGCGTCGGGCAGGCGCTGTCGGCGCGGTTGGGCATCCCCTATCTGGACGGCGACGACCTGCATCCGGCGGCGAACGTGGCCAGGATGGCGGCGGGCATTCCCCTGACAGACGCGGACCGCTGGCCCTGGCTGGACCGGGTGGCCGCGATGCTGGACAGCCGCGCGCCGGTCATCATCGGCTGTTCCGCCCTGCGCCGCGCCTATCGGGACCGCCTGCGCGCGGGCGCCGGGGGGCCGCTGCGCTTCCTGCACCTGACCGGCCCGCGCGCGGTCATCGCCGCCCGCATGGCCGGGCGCGCGGGGCATTACATGCCGCCCGCCCTCCTGGACAGCCAGCTGGCGACGCTGGAGGTCCCCTCCGCCGACGAGGCCATACCCCTCGACATCACGCAACCGCTGGAGACGCTGGTCGAGGCCGCCGCCGCAGCC
- a CDS encoding exopolysaccharide biosynthesis protein, with the protein MISDQLDAPTRRPTLSEVLSALAASWDQPRISVAQLMTALGDRGLIGLLLILAFANVIPNPPGTSAVLGLPMLYLSWQLMRGGMPWLPRFLAARSFDIGHFRTVVSRAMPYLNRVERLLRPRLPAFSGPLAKKLLGGICLILSIVLVLPIPFGNLLPAAAIAIIALGALERDGIWIAGGVLFGIVSTVFMAGAIVVVTRALLRLIGMGL; encoded by the coding sequence ATGATTTCCGACCAACTCGATGCGCCCACCCGGCGCCCGACGCTCAGCGAGGTCCTGAGCGCGCTGGCCGCCAGCTGGGACCAGCCGCGCATCTCGGTGGCGCAGCTGATGACCGCCCTGGGCGACCGGGGGCTGATCGGGCTGCTGCTGATCCTGGCCTTCGCCAATGTCATCCCCAACCCGCCGGGCACCTCGGCGGTGCTGGGCCTGCCGATGCTGTACCTGTCGTGGCAGCTGATGCGCGGGGGCATGCCCTGGCTGCCCCGCTTCCTGGCCGCCCGGTCCTTCGACATCGGCCATTTCCGGACCGTGGTGTCGCGCGCGATGCCCTACCTGAACCGCGTCGAGCGCCTGCTGCGCCCGCGCCTGCCCGCGTTCAGCGGCCCCTTGGCCAAGAAGCTGCTGGGCGGGATCTGCCTGATCCTGTCCATCGTGCTGGTCCTGCCCATCCCCTTCGGCAACCTGCTGCCCGCCGCCGCCATCGCGATCATCGCCCTGGGCGCGCTGGAGCGGGACGGCATCTGGATCGCCGGGGGCGTCCTGTTCGGCATCGTCTCGACCGTGTTCATGGCCGGGGCGATCGTGGTCGTCACCCGGGCGCTGCTGCGGCTGATCGGGATGGGCCTGTGA